In Natronococcus occultus SP4, the following proteins share a genomic window:
- a CDS encoding DMT family transporter, with product MTGPTAGAEVVALALVPAILWGLAPVFDKRGMASGGGSIQAALVVVAVQLLWYWTAIAVVYGRSAFAGLTLEVLAVFAFAGAIGTALGRIAIFVGVDRVGAGLNSTILSTRPLFATLIALAVLGEPLGPVTGTGIVVLVAGLSILTLSRGGDLEGWTLRDLGWPILAAATFAVANVARRYGILETPISALEAVAINETAGLVALVAYAAAVGGRDVLERPRRSYRYFAVSGLLTTVAMLSLMAALGLEGGRIAIVDPLVATAPFFTLLFAAVLLRDLERVTRGVVAGAVLVVLGAVLITI from the coding sequence ATGACCGGCCCGACTGCCGGGGCCGAGGTCGTCGCGCTCGCGCTGGTGCCGGCGATCCTCTGGGGGCTCGCGCCGGTTTTCGACAAGCGCGGGATGGCCAGCGGCGGCGGTTCGATCCAGGCCGCGCTCGTCGTCGTGGCCGTTCAGCTGCTGTGGTACTGGACCGCCATCGCCGTCGTCTACGGGCGCTCGGCGTTCGCCGGGTTGACCCTCGAGGTGCTGGCGGTCTTTGCCTTCGCTGGTGCGATCGGGACGGCGTTGGGTCGGATCGCGATCTTCGTCGGCGTCGACAGGGTCGGCGCGGGTCTCAACAGTACGATCCTGAGCACGCGGCCGCTGTTCGCGACGCTGATCGCCCTCGCGGTTCTGGGCGAACCGCTGGGTCCGGTGACGGGGACTGGAATCGTCGTCCTGGTCGCCGGCCTCTCGATCCTGACGCTGTCCCGGGGCGGCGACCTCGAGGGCTGGACGCTACGGGATCTGGGCTGGCCGATCCTGGCGGCCGCGACGTTCGCCGTCGCTAACGTCGCGCGCCGGTACGGGATTCTCGAGACCCCGATCTCCGCGCTCGAGGCCGTCGCGATCAACGAGACCGCCGGCCTGGTCGCGCTGGTCGCCTACGCGGCCGCCGTCGGCGGGCGCGACGTCCTCGAGCGTCCGCGTCGGTCCTACCGCTACTTCGCGGTCAGCGGCCTGCTGACGACCGTCGCGATGCTCTCGCTGATGGCGGCGCTCGGTCTCGAAGGCGGACGGATCGCCATCGTGGACCCGCTGGTCGCGACCGCGCCCTTCTTTACGTTACTGTTCGCCGCGGTGCTCCTGCGGGACCTGGAGCGGGTGACGAGGGGGGTCGTCGCGGGGGCGGTGCTGGTCGTCCTCGGCGCCGTGTTGATCACGATCTGA
- a CDS encoding universal stress protein: MTTQLLVPVDDSEPARAALEYALERFPDDEITVVHAIDDLEAGYAGEPSAAATEERQPDVFEDARALADERDTRIETRVLEGQAADAILECVVETDADAIVMGSEGRSGVSRMLLGSVAEQVARQSPVPVTIVPNGS; encoded by the coding sequence ATGACCACCCAGCTGCTCGTCCCGGTGGACGACTCCGAGCCCGCACGCGCAGCCCTCGAGTACGCCCTCGAACGGTTCCCCGACGACGAGATAACCGTCGTTCACGCGATCGACGACCTCGAGGCGGGGTACGCAGGCGAGCCGTCGGCCGCGGCCACCGAGGAGCGCCAGCCCGACGTCTTCGAGGACGCCAGGGCGCTCGCCGACGAGCGCGACACCCGAATCGAGACCCGCGTCCTCGAGGGACAGGCCGCCGACGCGATCCTCGAGTGTGTCGTGGAGACCGACGCCGACGCGATCGTGATGGGCAGCGAGGGGCGATCGGGCGTCTCGCGGATGCTGCTTGGCAGCGTCGCCGAGCAGGTCGCCCGCCAGTCGCCGGTTCCGGTGACGATCGTCCCGAACGGCTCGTGA
- the serA gene encoding phosphoglycerate dehydrogenase translates to MKVLVTDPIADAGLDVLREAGHEVETGYELEDDDLLDAVSDAHGLIVRSGTEVTEDVLEAAEELVIVGRAGIGVDNIDIEAATDHGVIVANAPEGNVRAAAEHTVAMTFATARSIPQAHIRLKNGEWAKSDYLGAELDGKTLGIVGLGRVGQEVAKKLDSLGMDVVAFDPYISEERADRLGAELVEFEPCLERADFLTIHTPLTPETEGMIGPEELDLLEGGYLVNVGRGGIVQEDVLAAKVEDGTLAGAALDVFAEEPLAEDSPLLEHDDVIVTPHLGASTEAAQENVAVSTAEQVNAAFQEEPVANALNAPSIDESAFPRVKPYIDIAETAGKVAAQLLDDRTERVEVSYEGEIADEDLEFVTASALKGVFEPLEWQVNAVNAPQIAEDRGVEVTESKTRQAADFQSLISVTVGNGDEEVSVDGTLFAGEDPRIVRVDGYRVDAIPHGKMVVTRNTDEPGVIGLIGSVMGKHGVNIAGMFNARETIGGEALTVYNVDSQVPEEAKAELNEDDRILGVDYIILNGQS, encoded by the coding sequence ATGAAGGTGCTCGTTACGGACCCGATCGCGGACGCGGGTCTGGACGTTCTCAGAGAGGCGGGCCACGAGGTCGAAACGGGGTACGAACTCGAGGACGACGACCTGCTCGATGCGGTCTCGGACGCTCACGGGTTGATCGTTCGTTCCGGAACCGAAGTGACCGAGGACGTCCTCGAGGCGGCCGAGGAGCTGGTCATCGTCGGTCGGGCCGGGATCGGGGTCGACAACATCGACATCGAGGCGGCGACCGATCACGGGGTCATCGTCGCCAACGCGCCGGAGGGGAACGTCCGTGCGGCGGCCGAACACACCGTCGCAATGACGTTCGCGACCGCTCGCTCGATCCCGCAGGCTCACATCCGCCTGAAGAACGGCGAGTGGGCCAAAAGCGATTACCTCGGCGCCGAACTCGACGGCAAGACCCTGGGGATCGTCGGTCTGGGTCGGGTCGGCCAAGAGGTCGCCAAAAAGCTCGACTCGCTGGGGATGGACGTCGTCGCGTTCGACCCGTACATCTCCGAGGAGCGCGCGGATCGGCTGGGTGCGGAACTGGTCGAGTTCGAGCCGTGTCTCGAGCGGGCGGACTTCCTGACCATCCACACGCCGCTGACCCCCGAGACCGAGGGGATGATCGGCCCCGAGGAGCTCGACCTGCTCGAGGGCGGCTACCTCGTCAACGTCGGCCGCGGGGGGATCGTCCAGGAAGACGTCCTCGCCGCGAAGGTCGAGGACGGCACCCTCGCGGGGGCGGCGCTGGACGTCTTCGCCGAGGAGCCCCTGGCCGAGGACTCGCCGCTACTGGAACACGACGACGTCATCGTCACGCCGCACCTGGGTGCCTCGACGGAGGCCGCCCAGGAGAACGTCGCCGTCTCGACGGCCGAACAGGTCAACGCCGCGTTCCAGGAAGAACCGGTCGCCAACGCGCTGAACGCGCCCTCGATCGACGAGAGCGCGTTCCCGCGCGTAAAGCCGTATATCGACATCGCCGAGACTGCGGGGAAGGTCGCCGCCCAGCTGCTCGACGACCGCACCGAGCGCGTCGAGGTCTCCTACGAGGGCGAGATCGCCGACGAGGACCTGGAGTTCGTCACCGCCTCGGCGCTCAAGGGCGTCTTCGAGCCCCTGGAGTGGCAGGTCAACGCGGTCAACGCTCCCCAGATCGCCGAGGACCGGGGCGTCGAGGTCACCGAGTCCAAGACCCGTCAGGCAGCCGACTTCCAGAGCCTGATCTCGGTAACCGTCGGGAACGGCGACGAGGAGGTTTCGGTCGACGGGACGCTCTTTGCGGGCGAGGACCCCCGAATCGTCCGGGTCGACGGCTACCGCGTCGACGCGATCCCGCACGGGAAGATGGTCGTCACCCGTAACACCGACGAACCCGGCGTTATCGGTCTCATCGGGAGCGTGATGGGCAAACACGGCGTCAACATCGCCGGGATGTTCAACGCCCGCGAGACGATCGGTGGGGAGGCTCTGACGGTCTACAACGTCGACAGTCAGGTTCCCGAAGAAGCCAAGGCGGAGCTCAACGAGGACGACCGGATCCTCGGCGTCGACTACATCATCCTCAACGGTCAGTCGTAG
- a CDS encoding HPP family protein, with protein sequence MDDRTGTTLHTGLLILTTAGVAWLSGLPMVFPSLGPSAFVLALFQDGDATAPRRVIGGHAIGVVAGLVAYHTFAGGVSMTSATAPGSFAGLQLAASAVVATLLTVGGMLATDTRHPPACATTLIVSLGLLSTLWEGTLMVLAVVLLVAAHRILLATERAGARYGEELRH encoded by the coding sequence ATGGACGACCGGACGGGGACGACGCTGCACACGGGCCTTCTCATCCTGACGACGGCCGGGGTCGCCTGGCTGTCCGGGCTGCCGATGGTGTTCCCGAGCCTCGGTCCGTCCGCGTTCGTGCTGGCGCTGTTCCAGGACGGCGACGCGACCGCGCCCCGGCGGGTGATCGGGGGCCACGCGATTGGCGTCGTCGCCGGTTTGGTCGCCTACCACACCTTCGCCGGCGGGGTCAGCATGACCTCGGCGACGGCGCCGGGCTCGTTCGCGGGGCTCCAGCTCGCGGCCAGCGCCGTCGTCGCGACGCTGTTGACCGTCGGCGGGATGCTCGCGACCGACACTCGCCACCCGCCCGCCTGCGCGACGACGCTGATCGTCTCGCTGGGGTTGCTCTCGACGCTGTGGGAGGGGACGCTGATGGTGCTCGCGGTCGTCTTGCTCGTCGCCGCCCACCGAATCCTGCTGGCGACCGAGCGGGCTGGTGCCCGGTACGGCGAGGAACTCCGGCACTGA
- a CDS encoding DUF7118 family protein, with the protein MSESVSRSDDPETERTPLEGLEDARDRYARAISEIEERGPETVEETTTAYHEATDLLDRYVDRATGTGRENFKAYVELEGKFDSLVDGLSDGLEAREAFEGALEALDKRRLSESDFERARERLAPAREYADLLEEREAAREAVAEARKAASRRLRAIDDELDERKRLLELAEADLDAPVERLREPIARYDELVRTAFREYRDEASAREVFALLDRSRWYPFVPFERPPEDLKRFVRERPAGEYTIPELLEYADYSRSKLAHYVEDADELKRTVATQQTSLEGIDAEPLTIGWPPGPAGVLERRSRELRPFVDRVADEETVAALREVRLLARDEAYDRLQTAAQAVEQLTAEERERLRDGQVAAELEALRAERERLEDALEDDDPV; encoded by the coding sequence ATGAGCGAATCCGTCTCTCGCTCGGACGATCCCGAGACCGAGCGCACGCCCCTCGAGGGGCTCGAGGACGCCCGCGACCGGTACGCACGGGCAATCAGCGAGATCGAGGAGCGCGGTCCCGAGACCGTCGAGGAGACTACCACAGCCTACCACGAGGCGACGGATCTCCTCGATCGCTACGTCGACCGGGCGACGGGGACCGGCAGGGAGAACTTCAAGGCCTACGTCGAACTCGAGGGGAAGTTCGACTCGCTTGTCGACGGGCTGTCCGACGGCCTGGAGGCCCGCGAGGCGTTCGAGGGGGCCCTCGAGGCCCTCGACAAGCGCCGACTGAGCGAGTCTGACTTCGAGCGGGCCCGCGAGCGTCTCGCTCCCGCCAGGGAGTACGCCGACCTGCTCGAGGAGCGCGAGGCGGCCCGCGAGGCGGTCGCCGAGGCGCGCAAAGCCGCGAGCAGACGGCTCCGGGCGATCGACGACGAGCTCGACGAGCGCAAGCGGCTGCTCGAACTGGCCGAGGCCGATCTGGACGCCCCGGTCGAACGGCTCCGGGAGCCGATCGCACGCTACGACGAGCTGGTCCGAACGGCGTTCCGGGAGTACCGCGACGAGGCCTCGGCGCGGGAGGTGTTCGCGCTGCTCGATCGCAGCCGCTGGTACCCGTTCGTCCCGTTCGAGCGGCCCCCCGAGGACCTGAAGCGGTTCGTCCGCGAGCGACCCGCCGGCGAGTACACGATCCCGGAGCTGCTCGAGTACGCCGACTACTCCCGGTCGAAGCTCGCCCACTACGTCGAGGACGCCGACGAGCTCAAGCGAACGGTGGCGACCCAGCAGACCTCCCTCGAGGGGATCGACGCCGAGCCGCTGACGATCGGCTGGCCCCCCGGTCCCGCGGGCGTCCTCGAGCGCCGGAGCCGGGAGCTCCGTCCGTTCGTCGACCGGGTCGCCGACGAGGAGACCGTGGCCGCGCTCCGTGAGGTTCGGCTGCTCGCTCGCGACGAGGCGTACGACCGCCTCCAGACGGCCGCCCAGGCCGTCGAGCAGCTGACGGCCGAGGAACGGGAGCGACTGCGGGACGGGCAGGTCGCCGCGGAGCTCGAGGCGCTGCGGGCCGAGCGGGAGCGACTCGAGGACGCCCTCGAGGACGACGATCCGGTCTGA
- a CDS encoding cupin domain-containing protein: MASYTTANYRDGDEQHGLYFLRDELNCENVGVTVLECDPGWEGMEHDHADEDHEEVYLLVEGEATVTVDDEDVELGEGDAVRIPPESDRQIHNGDQESRFVLIGAP; the protein is encoded by the coding sequence ATGGCATCGTACACAACCGCGAACTACCGCGACGGCGACGAACAGCACGGCCTCTATTTCCTCCGGGACGAGCTGAACTGCGAGAACGTGGGCGTCACCGTCCTCGAGTGTGACCCCGGCTGGGAGGGGATGGAACACGACCACGCCGACGAGGACCACGAGGAGGTGTACCTGCTGGTCGAGGGCGAGGCGACGGTCACCGTCGACGACGAGGACGTCGAGCTGGGCGAGGGCGACGCGGTCCGGATCCCGCCAGAGTCCGACCGACAGATCCACAACGGCGACCAGGAGAGTCGGTTCGTACTGATCGGTGCCCCCTGA
- a CDS encoding HVO_0234 family beta-propeller protein, with amino-acid sequence MDSIEEKRVYGDREGATRAYVASSLGVVRVRVSGETVGEFGLQARCDAVDAAATDEHVAVATDEDVRLLDPTDGTGDAVLTDTGFGPARAVGADGSELLAASPDGRVGRHEDGAWTTLAESFEPTVRAIDGDLLATDRGVYRVHDGGLDHAGLTDVADVSAPGVPLAATADGLYKLGNGWMGVREEPFDVVAVDPRSEPGSLRRAHAISETGVFDYHEDVGEWRQLDAPGPIVDVGYGDTPYAVTRDGTFLAATDGEWRSQPLGVDGVAALAVHTA; translated from the coding sequence ATGGATTCGATCGAGGAGAAACGCGTCTACGGCGACCGGGAAGGAGCCACGCGCGCCTACGTCGCGAGCTCGCTCGGCGTCGTTCGCGTTCGCGTCTCCGGCGAAACCGTCGGCGAGTTCGGCCTCCAGGCCCGCTGTGACGCCGTCGACGCCGCTGCGACCGACGAGCACGTCGCCGTCGCGACCGACGAGGACGTCCGGCTGCTCGACCCGACCGACGGGACGGGCGACGCCGTCCTTACGGATACCGGGTTCGGCCCCGCGAGGGCGGTCGGCGCCGACGGATCGGAACTGCTCGCCGCGAGCCCGGACGGACGGGTCGGCCGTCACGAGGACGGCGCCTGGACGACGCTCGCCGAGTCGTTCGAGCCGACGGTCCGGGCGATCGACGGGGACCTCCTGGCGACCGACCGGGGCGTCTACCGGGTTCACGACGGCGGGCTCGATCACGCCGGGCTTACCGACGTCGCCGACGTCTCGGCCCCGGGGGTCCCCCTCGCCGCGACCGCCGACGGGCTCTACAAGCTCGGCAACGGCTGGATGGGCGTCCGCGAGGAACCGTTCGACGTCGTCGCCGTGGATCCCCGCTCCGAGCCGGGGAGCCTCCGTCGCGCACACGCGATCTCGGAGACGGGGGTCTTCGACTACCACGAGGACGTCGGCGAGTGGCGCCAGCTCGACGCACCGGGGCCGATCGTCGACGTCGGCTATGGCGACACGCCCTACGCCGTCACCCGCGACGGGACGTTTCTCGCGGCGACCGACGGCGAGTGGCGCTCCCAGCCCCTTGGCGTCGACGGCGTCGCGGCTCTGGCCGTCCACACCGCGTGA
- the glmM gene encoding phosphoglucosamine mutase, giving the protein MQVFGSSGTRGVANEELTPAFVLRVAKAAGTAWGVGRIAIARDTRHTGQMLADAAASGLASTGTDVDRLGITPTPGAQAYAEREDVPVMVITASHNPPQYNGVKLVDSDGVELAVADLEKIEETLLAEAFTVAPWDETGRVRDVEGARREYIEELLEAVNRERIADADLTIALDPGHGAGSLTSPELFRRLGCRVVTVNGQPDGHFPGRDPEPVRSNLGDLGRLVRSTDADIGIAHDGDADRAIFFDEDGEYVEGDATLAALAAAELEPDDTTVSAVNVSQRLVDVVNEIGAELELTPIGSTNIITRIRELEAKNKHVPVAGEGNGGIFFPNYRLTRDGAYTAARFLELVADDPVSEIVAPYSGYANVRRNIEYESTAERDAMLDAAANHAQEADAELNTRDGYRLDHGDAWVLARPSGTEPLVRIYAEARDGDRANGLADEMYETLAEAKTDA; this is encoded by the coding sequence ATGCAAGTATTCGGATCTAGCGGGACGCGGGGCGTCGCCAACGAGGAGCTGACGCCCGCGTTCGTTCTGCGCGTCGCGAAGGCAGCGGGGACGGCCTGGGGGGTCGGCCGTATCGCGATCGCACGCGACACCCGCCACACCGGACAGATGCTCGCCGACGCCGCCGCCAGCGGCCTGGCGAGTACGGGGACCGACGTCGACCGGCTCGGAATCACGCCCACGCCCGGTGCCCAGGCCTACGCCGAGCGCGAGGACGTTCCGGTCATGGTCATCACGGCCTCGCACAACCCGCCCCAGTACAACGGCGTCAAGCTCGTCGATAGCGACGGGGTCGAGCTCGCCGTCGCCGACCTCGAGAAGATCGAGGAGACGCTGCTTGCGGAGGCCTTCACAGTCGCCCCCTGGGACGAGACCGGGCGCGTTCGGGACGTCGAGGGAGCCAGACGAGAGTACATCGAGGAGCTGCTCGAGGCCGTCAATCGCGAGCGGATCGCAGACGCCGACCTGACGATCGCGCTCGACCCGGGTCACGGCGCGGGCTCGTTGACCAGTCCGGAGCTCTTCCGCCGGCTGGGCTGTCGGGTCGTCACCGTCAACGGGCAGCCCGACGGCCACTTCCCTGGTCGCGACCCCGAGCCGGTGCGCTCGAACCTGGGCGATCTGGGCCGACTCGTCCGTTCGACCGACGCCGACATCGGGATCGCCCACGACGGCGACGCCGACCGCGCGATCTTCTTCGACGAGGACGGCGAGTACGTCGAGGGCGACGCGACGCTGGCGGCGCTCGCGGCGGCCGAGCTCGAGCCCGACGACACCACCGTCTCGGCGGTCAACGTCTCCCAGCGGCTGGTCGACGTCGTCAACGAGATCGGCGCCGAGCTCGAGCTGACGCCGATCGGCTCGACGAACATCATCACCCGGATCCGGGAGCTCGAGGCCAAGAACAAACACGTCCCCGTCGCGGGCGAGGGCAACGGCGGGATCTTCTTCCCGAACTACCGGCTCACCCGCGACGGCGCCTACACGGCCGCGCGGTTCCTCGAGCTCGTCGCCGACGACCCAGTCAGCGAGATTGTCGCCCCCTACAGCGGCTACGCGAACGTTCGGCGCAACATCGAGTACGAGTCGACGGCCGAGCGCGACGCGATGCTCGACGCCGCGGCCAACCACGCCCAGGAGGCCGACGCCGAGCTCAACACCCGCGACGGCTACCGGCTCGATCACGGGGACGCGTGGGTGCTGGCCCGGCCGTCCGGCACCGAGCCGCTCGTCCGGATCTACGCCGAGGCCCGCGACGGCGACCGGGCGAACGGGCTCGCCGACGAGATGTACGAGACCCTGGCCGAAGCGAAGACCGACGCCTGA
- a CDS encoding FkbM family methyltransferase, whose product MTDVRERLEGSVLESRAFRALRGVGYGAYYRLAALNYDRELVVRPNRTPAGTFRCYEPLNRHGDDRMLAELEACCGPSAVVYDVGANVGIYALALATGAPDRRIVAFEPAPRTAARFGANVRLNGLGDRIELRRCGVGDGSGERPFYVSTYPELSAFDRDGATRWEASVADVRSVPVRRLDELAAALPAPDAIKIDAEGAAPAVISGAADVLEREEPTVLVEIHADGLGDDVPAETRTALRDVGYRIDEREGYWRCEPGAD is encoded by the coding sequence GTGACCGACGTCCGCGAACGACTCGAGGGATCGGTGCTCGAGAGTCGCGCGTTCCGGGCCCTTCGCGGGGTCGGGTACGGCGCCTACTACCGGTTGGCGGCGCTCAACTACGACCGGGAGCTGGTCGTTCGTCCCAACCGGACACCCGCCGGAACGTTCCGGTGTTACGAACCGCTCAACCGCCACGGCGACGACCGAATGCTCGCGGAGCTCGAGGCCTGTTGTGGCCCCTCGGCCGTCGTCTACGACGTCGGCGCGAACGTCGGGATCTACGCGCTCGCACTGGCAACCGGGGCGCCGGACCGCCGGATCGTCGCCTTCGAACCAGCGCCCCGAACCGCCGCCCGGTTTGGCGCGAACGTCCGGCTGAACGGGCTCGGGGACCGGATCGAGCTCCGACGGTGTGGGGTCGGCGACGGCTCCGGCGAGCGGCCGTTCTACGTCTCGACGTACCCCGAGCTCTCGGCGTTCGACCGGGACGGTGCCACTCGCTGGGAGGCGTCGGTCGCCGACGTCCGATCGGTTCCGGTCCGTCGGCTGGACGAGCTCGCTGCAGCCCTGCCGGCACCCGACGCGATCAAGATCGACGCCGAGGGGGCCGCACCCGCTGTGATCAGCGGCGCCGCGGACGTCCTCGAGCGCGAGGAGCCGACCGTCCTCGTCGAGATCCACGCCGACGGTCTCGGGGACGACGTGCCGGCCGAGACGAGGACGGCCCTCCGAGACGTTGGCTACCGGATCGACGAGCGGGAGGGGTACTGGCGTTGCGAGCCGGGTGCGGACTGA
- a CDS encoding oligosaccharide flippase family protein: MKRSITSAFLSIVGVKFLLISLDFLSSPLLTRFLGEGYGDYAFLMSVFAIYMIFVSTGVGDGVRKYVAEDRDRPYWDEHVVGFYLRLALLLAAVGCFLLALAAQSGFIQNHLGTSYQTYFYLLSLLVFTSQFREYTRRTLMGFGLERYSEPLLFLDKVLFITVGVGLAYLGYGVPGVLIGHMAGAVVTSLIGLAVIHYRVSLTTALFKIPSREFPRRELFMYNGLSIVLILCLTSLYEIDVMMLGFLSTSQETAYYRIALTLAEFLWIVPLALQNVLLHSTSNIWANNDRERINSLAARITRYTLLFTLLLAIGLAALAPIALPIIYPDDYIASYVPILLLLPGCVGFALARPVLAIGQGKGDLRTLIIATGAAAVVNVTLNGLLIPQYGMYGAAVATSVSYGLMFVFHLWSARQIGFYPAADARIPRALVVGVAAAIPIFLLTEFLRGSAIPLVLVELPVSLIVVPPVGAVVFLALSLLFGAVDVDEIIDFLESAPDPIGKFGSSLR; this comes from the coding sequence ATGAAGCGGAGCATCACCAGCGCCTTTCTCTCGATCGTCGGCGTGAAGTTTCTCCTCATCAGCCTCGACTTTCTCTCCTCGCCGCTTTTGACCCGGTTTCTCGGGGAAGGGTACGGTGACTACGCGTTCCTGATGTCGGTGTTTGCCATCTATATGATCTTCGTCAGTACGGGTGTCGGCGACGGCGTCCGAAAGTACGTGGCTGAGGACCGCGATCGTCCCTACTGGGACGAACACGTCGTCGGATTCTACCTTCGGCTGGCGCTGTTGCTCGCGGCGGTCGGCTGTTTCCTCCTCGCGCTGGCTGCCCAGTCCGGCTTCATCCAGAACCATCTTGGCACCTCCTACCAGACGTACTTCTACCTGCTCTCGCTGCTCGTGTTTACCTCCCAGTTTCGGGAGTACACCCGCCGGACGCTCATGGGTTTTGGCCTCGAGCGCTACTCCGAGCCGCTGCTCTTCCTCGACAAGGTCCTGTTTATCACCGTCGGCGTCGGCCTCGCGTACCTCGGCTACGGCGTCCCCGGCGTGCTGATCGGCCACATGGCCGGTGCGGTGGTGACGTCGCTGATCGGGCTGGCGGTAATTCACTACCGGGTGTCGTTGACGACGGCGCTGTTCAAGATCCCCTCGCGGGAGTTTCCGCGGCGCGAGCTCTTCATGTACAACGGGCTCAGCATCGTGTTGATTCTCTGTCTGACGTCGCTGTACGAGATCGACGTCATGATGCTCGGGTTCCTGAGCACGTCACAGGAGACCGCCTACTACCGGATCGCACTGACTCTCGCGGAGTTCCTCTGGATCGTCCCGCTGGCACTGCAGAACGTCCTCCTGCACTCGACGTCGAACATCTGGGCGAACAACGACCGCGAGCGGATCAACTCGCTTGCAGCACGCATCACCCGGTATACGCTGTTGTTCACCCTGCTGCTTGCGATCGGGCTCGCGGCGCTTGCCCCGATCGCGCTGCCGATCATCTACCCCGACGACTACATCGCCAGCTACGTACCGATCCTCCTGTTGCTACCCGGCTGCGTCGGGTTCGCACTGGCCCGTCCGGTACTCGCGATCGGACAGGGGAAAGGCGACCTCCGAACGCTGATCATCGCGACCGGTGCGGCGGCGGTCGTCAACGTCACCCTCAACGGTCTGTTGATCCCCCAGTACGGAATGTACGGTGCCGCCGTCGCGACCAGTGTCAGCTACGGGCTGATGTTCGTCTTCCACCTCTGGAGCGCCAGACAGATCGGGTTCTACCCGGCTGCCGACGCGCGCATCCCGCGGGCTCTCGTCGTCGGTGTCGCCGCCGCGATACCGATCTTTCTCCTCACGGAGTTCCTTCGTGGCTCGGCCATCCCGCTGGTTCTCGTCGAACTCCCGGTCTCGCTGATCGTCGTTCCGCCGGTCGGCGCCGTGGTCTTTCTGGCGCTGTCGCTCCTGTTCGGGGCGGTCGACGTCGACGAGATCATCGACTTCCTCGAGTCGGCACCCGATCCGATCGGGAAGTTCGGTTCGAGTCTCCGGTAG
- the hisI gene encoding phosphoribosyl-AMP cyclohydrolase produces MDEIAVDFGEDGLVPAVAQDADTGEVLMLAYVSSEALERTRETGRAHYYSRSREELWEKGATSGHTQAVAEIRVDCDADTLLYLVDQEGGACHTGHRSCFYRTVEGERVGEQVFDPDAVYE; encoded by the coding sequence ATGGACGAGATCGCGGTCGATTTCGGCGAGGACGGGCTCGTTCCCGCGGTCGCACAGGACGCCGACACCGGCGAGGTGTTGATGCTCGCGTACGTCTCCTCGGAGGCGCTCGAACGCACCCGTGAGACGGGACGGGCTCACTACTACTCCCGGAGCCGGGAGGAGCTCTGGGAGAAAGGCGCCACGAGCGGCCACACGCAGGCGGTCGCGGAAATCCGGGTCGACTGTGACGCCGACACGCTGCTGTACCTGGTCGACCAGGAGGGCGGGGCCTGCCACACGGGGCATCGCTCCTGTTTCTACCGGACCGTCGAGGGGGAACGCGTCGGCGAACAGGTGTTCGATCCCGACGCGGTCTACGAGTAA